Within Candidatus Thorarchaeota archaeon, the genomic segment TGAGATTGGTGCCATGCCGCTCGAGGAGCAGCGCGCAGAGCTTCAACGGATTGCACCTGAGTTGCTTGAGCGCCCGGAGGTCGTTGTCAAAAAGAGTGGTGAATTGCCCGATCTACCAAATGTCGATCAATGGGATAAAGTCGTGATGCGTCTTGCTCCATTTCCATCTGGTCCATTACATGTTGGAAATGCTCGGATGGTCATTCTCAATGATTACTATGTCAAGCGGTATGATGGCAAACTCATTCTAGTCTTTGATGACACCATTGGGTCCGCGGAAAAACAGGTTGAGCCTGAGGCGTATGATCTCATTCCCGAGGGGCTTGATTATCTTGGTGTCAAATATCATGAGATAGTCTACAAATCGGATCGGCTCGACATCTTTTACGATTATGCAGTTGATCTCATTAAACAGCAAGAAGCCTATGTATGTGACTGTGATCCCAATATCTGGAGGACTGAGCATAAGGCAAAGGGCATTCCCTGTGCATGTAGAAGTCTCAGTGTTGAGGAGAACTTGGCGCGTTGGGAAAAGATGCTTGACGGGACCTACCCCGAACGTGCCGCGGCAGTGCGACTGAAGACTGGCATGGACAACCCTGACCCCGCCATGCGTGATCATGTCATTCTCCGGATCTCTGAGACCGACCACCCACGAGTCGGAACCAAGTATCGTGTCTGGCCACTGCTCGAATTCTCGTGGGGGATTGATGATCATGATCTTGGTATCACGCATATTATTCGTGGCAAGGATCTTGTGAAAGAGGGAAAGATCGAACAGCACATCTGGGACATCTACGGGTGGCAGCATCCCGAGCTCTTGTATTATGGGCGTCTTAGATTTCAGGATGTCAAACTCAGTAAGAGTAAATCACGAGTGGAAGTCCATAGTGGTGTCTATAGCGGGTGGGACGACCCACGCACGTGGAGTCTTCAATCACTTCAGAAACGGGGTATACATCCTGATGCCATTCGTAAGGTGATGTTGGATCTTGGTCTGAGTATCGTTGATGTTTCATTCTCGATGAAGGCCGTCTATTCTGAGAATCGGAGACTACGTGATGCTGATGCACCGCGTTATTTCTTTGTTCACGATCCTGTCTGGCTTGATGTCAAGGGACTGCCCTCTTCGATCCATGAGGCGACACCTCACGTTCACCCTGACTTTCCGGATATAGGCGTCCGCCACATTCCCATTGTCAGAGACAATGGTGATGTAGTCCTTGGAATTCAAGAGACCGACTTTAACAAGATTGGTGATGGTGGCCTCTTCAGAATGAAGGACCTCGCTAACTTTACTCTTCATCAAAAAGATCGGCTGGCCGAGTTTCATAGCAGGGACGTGGGCGAGATACGAGCCGCCGGAGGTTCAATTATCCAGTGGGTGCCAAAAGAGGGTACTGTACCAGTCGAGCTGTTGATGGTCGATGGTACTGTCATAGACGGTCTTGCAGAGCCTTCTATGCAGAACGTATCTGAGGGTGTCTTTCTCCAGTTTGTCCGATATGGTTTTGCCCGGATCTATGAGACTGGTGATACTATCAAGGCCGCCTTTGCCCACAAATAATTCTGCTCCCCATACAATTGCTGGTCTTATTCATATGTCGCCGAATAGCACAAATATCCCCAGTGCCCGTTGTTAACCTGTGAGTTACCATGGCAAAAAAGAAGAAAAAGAAGGCATCTCTCTCGCCTTCTCTGTTTAAACTGACCGGAGCACGTGCTAAATTAAAGATTATTGATAAAAAGCAAGCCACCTATTATTTTGCCACAAAGATTAAGCCTGAAAAGGCTGCTAAGATGGCTCGCAGCGACGGCGCTGAGATACTTGGTGTTTCTCCAAGTGACGTGACTGTTGGCAAGCCTGCACTCAAATATGACTTCTATAGTACGTACTCTGCTGAACTCGAACTCAAGTTCCTTCGACCCCGGATGCAGGAGATTGGTGTCAATGATGAGGTGGCAGGGGTCTTGGTTGGGAAAGAAGTCGAGATGCCCACTAAGGGTAAGGAGATTCCCGGCAAATCTATCAAGATTACTATGGTCGAACTCTTTACCATCAACCGTACCGACTCTCTTGTTCTTGATGGTGTTACAGGAGCACCTGCACGAAGTCTTGAAAAGATGTTAAAGGGCCCTGGTAAGAAACGTGCATCTCCTGCCTGGATCAAAAAGGCCAAGGTGACCCCTGGCAAATACAATTCGATCGCAAAGGTCGTTAAGGGTGTTGCCAAGATGGCCGGGAAAGTTCCTAAAGAGGCCAAACGTGTAGTCGAACATACATTGACCTTCACCAAGCTCATTGGCTTCTATGTGCCGACATACTATGTCAAGGTGTCAGCGGGAGAAAATTCCCGTGTCATGAGGATTAATGCTGTAAATGGGAATGTTGCAATCAAGCTCTAATTATTTTATTTCGAGTTCTATTCTATCCCTTGAGGAGTGCCCCAACCGCCTCCTCCAGGGGTCTCTATTCTGATTACTGCTCCCGCAGGTGCCTCCACTGTTGATTTTGCTTGAAGCCGATATTCTCTACTTCCAAAGATCAGCACGTTATCTCCTGGAGCCCCCGGTGCGCCTCCATTGAGACCCCATGGACTGCTATGTCTACGTTCAGACTGGATTGATATTACCGACATCGGCGCCAGTACCTTGATCTCTCGAATGATCCCGTCGCCTCCATTCCATTCCCCGATACCTCCACTGCCACGCCTGATTGAATATCGTAGTACTCTCAAAGGGTATGAGGACTCCAATGCCTCGATTGGTGTGTTCAGAGTAT encodes:
- a CDS encoding glutamate--tRNA ligase; translated protein: MVKVKWPLTKVVMELVYVSDLEHEIRKTVLENAVKYDGIPSAKSVMNALLGSRVELRKRAKEVKEIVTRLVDEIGAMPLEEQRAELQRIAPELLERPEVVVKKSGELPDLPNVDQWDKVVMRLAPFPSGPLHVGNARMVILNDYYVKRYDGKLILVFDDTIGSAEKQVEPEAYDLIPEGLDYLGVKYHEIVYKSDRLDIFYDYAVDLIKQQEAYVCDCDPNIWRTEHKAKGIPCACRSLSVEENLARWEKMLDGTYPERAAAVRLKTGMDNPDPAMRDHVILRISETDHPRVGTKYRVWPLLEFSWGIDDHDLGITHIIRGKDLVKEGKIEQHIWDIYGWQHPELLYYGRLRFQDVKLSKSKSRVEVHSGVYSGWDDPRTWSLQSLQKRGIHPDAIRKVMLDLGLSIVDVSFSMKAVYSENRRLRDADAPRYFFVHDPVWLDVKGLPSSIHEATPHVHPDFPDIGVRHIPIVRDNGDVVLGIQETDFNKIGDGGLFRMKDLANFTLHQKDRLAEFHSRDVGEIRAAGGSIIQWVPKEGTVPVELLMVDGTVIDGLAEPSMQNVSEGVFLQFVRYGFARIYETGDTIKAAFAHK